From Mercenaria mercenaria strain notata chromosome 17, MADL_Memer_1, whole genome shotgun sequence, the proteins below share one genomic window:
- the LOC123565093 gene encoding DNA polymerase III PolC-type-like, with translation MTYQSEVGHEDCTDIDRIPDPIPRGVFKPVCSSGEPSYITVDLETTDLIRGEVYPHITQIAAKHVSTEKSFSCYVLPKLPMSASAEQVTKIVVTNSSDMFVNGVPVETKTIESALRELFSWLKQFRNVFLIAHNGKRFDFPIIINACLATGMFSELCACVLGLVDTLPVFKSVCPKRESYKQEDLARTLLSKVYNAHNALDDVKCLSELVSYAVKHDEKCVVVKSFPPRDVKHNMESNIEKKKNMPSLSVLVANGVMKSSTADNVASSGLNFKHLHTIFLRKGEDGLYNVFTMRNSEGLPRVTNSKRVLEAVIPKLVSYFEGKN, from the exons ATGACATATCAGTCAG AAGTTGGCCATGAAGATTGTACTGACATAGACAGAATCCCTGATCCTATACCGCGTGGAGTATTCAAGCCAGTCTGTTCAAGTGGCGAACCATCGTACATCACTGTGGACCTTGAAACTACAGACCTTA TTCGAGGAGAGGTGTATCCTCATATAACACAGATAGCCGCCAAACATGTGAGCACAGAGAAGAGCTTCAGTTGCTATGTGTTACCCAAACTACCGATGAGTGCCTCTGCCGAACAAGTGACTAAAATTGTTGTGACAAATAGTAGTGATATGTTTGTAAATGGTGTTCCTGTTGAAACTAAAACTATTGAATCAGCACTCAGAGAATTGTTTAGCTGGCTGAAACAGTTCAGAAACGTGTTTCTAATTGCACATAATGGAAAACGTTTTGACTTTCCTATCATTATCAACGCCTGCTTAGCTACCGGAATGTTTAGTGAACTTTGTGCATGTGTGTTAGGATTGGTAGACACTCTTCCAGTATTTAAATCCGTATGTCCTAAAAGGGAGTCTTACAAACAGGAAGATCTGGCCCGTACATTGCTTTCCAAAGTGTATAACGCTCATAACGCTCTTGATGATGTCAAGTGTTTGTCAGAGCTGGTCAGTTACGCTGTGAAACATGATGAGAAGTGTGTAGTAGTGAAGAGTTTTCCTCCTAGAGATGTCAAACACAACATGGAATCCAACatagagaaaaagaaaaacatgccaTCTCTTTCTGTTCTGGTAGCAAATGGTGTCATGAAGTCGTCCACTGCCGACAATGTGGCTAGCTCGGggttaaatttcaaacatttacataCAATCTTTCTACGTAAGGGAGAAGATGGACTGTACAATGTATTTACTATGAGAAACAGTGAAGGGCTGCCAAGAGTGACAAATTCTAAGAGGGTTTTGGAGGCTGTAATTCCAAAATTAGTGTCGTATTTTGAAGGCAAAAATTAG
- the LOC123563029 gene encoding uncharacterized protein LOC123563029 produces MAARDPKGRFAGQKKVNKAIKKPLSVTLDHVYCGQKPTVTQERHRSDKHLNLPENASRDGWRDRRIIIELGVLLDNLEYCEKCKLGPVSMNKYSVVGELKKGLSGFLYVRCSNLDCEHVNRVPYGKTHRVKEKGMPCFTANTKLGVAMIDSIGGSGKVNNMLSTLNIAPINKRNLQDMERRAGRFVESVAQQSIDTAAQETFQKEMSEISQEESKVAAASMECLIEDLGIAALPDTSPATKSILQSSLVTASMPSNVTDSVDTPSPSPRRHRRKCRPFGHGRSTTIRKNLLSKYKAKSRYGMSCSADTAWQKRGFDSLTSHTFFMSSSKMGKKIVKSVISHRQCTTCNWWRRHRPGQPLRQHRCVRNHSGSARSMESESGEKAILDLAKAGTPVEILEGDGDNTLLARLKSKHGISLKKKYDKNHVIKNLGKSLYGLQNENGIKISKISISHIQKCVSYALSKNKSNIPHNFGDHQLCQPRFCGYLRNKDVSYVHRSLPYKSSLTGETLRKRLEDIMTPFIAKASQLIELGSSQQCEHANREVSLKAPKNIYYGGTEALDFRVQATAAFINEGRN; encoded by the exons ATGGCGGCGAGAGATCCGAAAGGTCGTTTTGCTGGCCAGAAAAAGGTGAATAAAGCTATTAAGAAGCCGTTATCGGTAACTTTAGACCATGTATACTGTGGACAGAAACCGACAGTTACTCAGGAACGCCATCGTAGTGACAAACACTTAAATCTGCCGGAGAACGCTAGTCGAGATGGTTGGAGGGATAGAAGGATTATTATCGAGTTGGGTGTGTTACTGGACAATTTAGAATATTGTGAAAAGTGTAAGCTAGGCCCTGTATCTATGAATAAATACTCTGTTGTTGGGGAGTTAAAAAAAGGTCTGTCAGGTTTCCTATATGTGAGGTGCAGCAACTTGGACTGTGAACATGTAAATCGAGTCCCGTATGGAAAGACACACAGAGTAAAAGAGAAAGGCATGCCTTGCTTCACAGCAAATACAAAGCTTGGTGTTG CCATGATAGATAGCATTGGTGGTTCCGGGAAGGTTAACAACATGCTCTCCACTCTAAACATAGCCCCGATTAATAAGAGGAATCTGCAAGATATGGAACGACGTGCAGGAAGATTTGTAGAGTCTGTTGCCCAACAATCTATTGACACAGCAGCCCAAGAAACCTTTCAGAAAGAAATGAG TGAAATTTCCCAAGAGGAGTCCAAAGTTGCTGCAGCCAGCATGGAGTGTTTAATAGAAGATCTGGGTATTGCAGCATTACCAGATACATCACCAGCAACTAA GTCCATCTTACAAAGCTCATTAGTAACAGCAAGTATGCCAAGTAATGTGACAGATAGTGTTGACACCCCATCTCCCTCACCACGGAGACACAGAAGAAAGTGTAGACCGTTTGGCCATGGTAGGAGTACGACCATCCGAAAAAATCTTCTGTCCAAGTACAAGGCCAAGAGTCGATATGGTATGTCTTGCTCTGCTGATACTGCTTGGCAGAAACGTGGATTTGACAGTCTAACGT CTCATACATTCTTTATGAGTTCTTCAAAGATGGGGAAGAAGATTGTAAAGAGCGTCATCAGCCACCGGCAGTGCACAACCTGCAACTGGTGGAGACGTCACCGACCCGGCCAGCCACTACGGCAACATCGCTGTGTACGGAACCACTCGGGTAGTGCCCGTTCTATGGAGAGTGAAAGTGGAGAGAAAGCTATACTGGATCTAGCTAAAGCAGGTACCCCGGTGGAAATCCTTGAAGGTGATGGTGACAACACTTTATTGGCCAGACTGAAAAGCAAGCATGGAATCagtctgaaaaagaaatatgacaAAAACCATGTGATCAAAAACTTAGGCAAAAGCTTGTATGGTTTACAAAATGAGAATGGAATCAAAATAAGCAAGATATCAATAAGTCATATCCAAAAGTGTGTCTCATATGCCCTTTCAAAGAATA AGAGCAATATTCCTCATAACTTCGGTGATCATCAGTTATGTCAGCCAAGGTTTTGTGGTTATCTAAGGAATAAAGATGTATCCTATGTTCACCGTTCACTACCCTACAAATCTAGTTTGACTGGTGAGACATTGAGAAAACGGCTAGAGGACATTATGACACCTTTCATTGCCAAAGCGAGCCAGCTCATTGAATTGGGATCCAGTCAGCAGTGTGAGCACGCCAACCGTGAGGTATCGCTCAAAGCTCCAAAGAACATCTACTATGGCGGGACTGAGGCTTTAGACTTCAGAGTACAGGCCACAGCAGCTTTTATCAATGAAGGCAGGAACTAA